The Strix aluco isolate bStrAlu1 chromosome Z, bStrAlu1.hap1, whole genome shotgun sequence genome contains a region encoding:
- the GPX8 gene encoding putative glutathione peroxidase 8 isoform X1, whose amino-acid sequence MEPLTTTYPLKYSVPKARIFVVFLSMVLCTAILCLLQLRFFKPKIKDFYSFEVKDSRGRIVSLEKYRGKATLVVNVASYCQHTDKNYIALQELHREFGPSHFTVLAFPCNQFGESEPSSSQEIESFAKGNYGVTFPVFHKIKILGSEAEPAFKFLIDSSKKEPRWNFWKYLVSPEGKVVKFWRPEEPIESIKPEVASLIRQIIMKKREDL is encoded by the exons ATGGAGCCTCTCACAACTACTTATCCTCTGAAATACTCAGTGCCCAAAGCCAGGATCTTTGTTGTCTTTCTGTCAATGGTTTTGTGTACCGCCATTCTCTGCCTGCTGCAACTCAGATTTTTTAAACCTaaaatcaaagatttttattcttttgaagtCAAGGATTCACGAGGAAGGATCGTTTCCTTGGAGAAGTACAGAGGGAAA GCAACTTTGGTTGTAAACGTGGCCAGTTACTGccaacacacagacaaaaattaCATCGCACTGCAAGAACTACACAGAGAGTTTGGTCCCTCCCACTTcactgtgctggcttttccctgCAACCAGTTCGGAGAATCAGAGCCTAGCTCAAGCCAGGAAATAGAATCTTTTGCTAAAGGAAACTATGGAGTAACCTTCCCTGTCTTCCACAAAATCAAGATCCTAGGATCAGAAGCAGAGCCCGCCTTTAAATTTCTAATAG ATTCATCAAAGAAAGAGCCTCGATGGAATTTCTGGAAGTACCTTGTCAGCCCTGAGGGTAAAGTTGTGAAATTCTGGAGACCTGAAGAGCCCATAGAAAGTATCAAGCCAGAAGTAGCATCATTAATCAGGCAGATTAtcatgaaaaaaagagaagacctCTGA
- the GPX8 gene encoding putative glutathione peroxidase 8 isoform X2, whose amino-acid sequence MEPLTTTYPLKYSVPKARIFVVFLSMVLCTAILCLLQLRFFKPKIKDFYSFEVKDSRGRIVSLEKYRGKIHQRKSLDGISGSTLSALRVKL is encoded by the exons ATGGAGCCTCTCACAACTACTTATCCTCTGAAATACTCAGTGCCCAAAGCCAGGATCTTTGTTGTCTTTCTGTCAATGGTTTTGTGTACCGCCATTCTCTGCCTGCTGCAACTCAGATTTTTTAAACCTaaaatcaaagatttttattcttttgaagtCAAGGATTCACGAGGAAGGATCGTTTCCTTGGAGAAGTACAGAGGGAAA ATTCATCAAAGAAAGAGCCTCGATGGAATTTCTGGAAGTACCTTGTCAGCCCTGAGGGTAAAGTTGTGA